In Picosynechococcus sp. PCC 7002, the following are encoded in one genomic region:
- a CDS encoding HAD family hydrolase: MTLLKAVLFEINGVFLNDTALQFELIDDILLAENLRPTDRLYRDSSLGKSDRRCLKENLALRGRVFSEVQLDSLIQQKSALYQNKLREIKPFPLYEDVVPLISAIKLKNIPVGIVTGYCRADAEFILQQAQLDQAFDVIVTADEVKTFKPNGDGYRLAIAQLNQKFPDAQIQPENCLTVEDNFHGIQAAKSVGIPVVGVAHTYPFHMLQRCSNWCVDYLSDLELERIDPSLAPPAEVLK; the protein is encoded by the coding sequence ATGACCCTGCTCAAAGCCGTTTTATTTGAAATCAACGGAGTCTTTCTGAACGATACGGCCCTCCAATTTGAGCTGATCGATGACATTTTGCTGGCCGAAAATCTTCGACCCACCGACCGCCTCTATCGCGACAGCAGCCTGGGCAAAAGCGATCGCCGCTGCCTCAAGGAAAATCTTGCACTCCGGGGGCGGGTATTCTCCGAGGTGCAACTGGATAGTCTCATTCAACAAAAATCTGCACTTTACCAAAACAAATTACGGGAAATAAAGCCGTTCCCCCTCTATGAAGACGTTGTTCCCCTAATTTCGGCGATTAAACTCAAAAATATTCCCGTGGGGATTGTAACGGGCTATTGTCGTGCCGATGCCGAATTTATTCTCCAGCAAGCGCAACTTGACCAAGCTTTTGATGTGATTGTCACCGCCGATGAAGTGAAAACGTTTAAACCGAACGGAGATGGTTATCGCCTGGCGATCGCCCAACTGAACCAGAAATTTCCTGACGCTCAAATTCAACCGGAAAATTGTCTCACCGTTGAAGATAATTTCCATGGTATCCAAGCCGCTAAATCCGTCGGTATTCCCGTGGTTGGCGTCGCCCATACCTATCCATTTCATATGTTGCAGCGTTGCAGTAACTGGTGTGTGGACTACCTCAGCGATCTAGAACTCGAACGCATCGATCCCAGTCTTGCGCCCCCCGCAGAGGTGCTAAAATAA
- a CDS encoding WecB/TagA/CpsF family glycosyltransferase, translated as MALMTDIPQRHILKTRVHCLDYQRAWAEIAAAIRDGTFGYGAIANVHMVMTGYWDRGFQKIINQALVTTPDGMPLVWGLRWLGYPQATRVYGPDLMLHCCAMAAQEKLLVYLYGSRPETLEKLQQNLLEKFPNLQIVGVEAPPFRSPTSAEAIATRQRIEQSGAKLVFVGLGCPKQEKWMAENSPHLNAVLLGVGAAFDFHAGTVSQAPHWLRPLGLEWLYRLLQEPRRLWKRYLIHNGAFILLFGWQLLRRRSP; from the coding sequence ATGGCTTTGATGACGGATATTCCCCAGCGGCACATTCTAAAAACAAGGGTGCATTGCCTAGATTATCAACGGGCCTGGGCCGAAATTGCGGCGGCGATCCGCGATGGAACGTTTGGTTATGGGGCGATCGCCAATGTACACATGGTGATGACGGGCTACTGGGATCGAGGGTTTCAAAAAATTATCAACCAAGCCTTGGTGACGACACCGGACGGAATGCCGTTAGTTTGGGGGTTGCGATGGTTGGGTTATCCCCAGGCGACCCGGGTTTATGGGCCGGATTTGATGCTCCATTGTTGCGCCATGGCTGCCCAGGAGAAACTTCTGGTGTATCTTTACGGCAGTCGCCCAGAAACCCTCGAAAAATTGCAGCAAAATCTTTTAGAAAAATTTCCCAATTTGCAAATTGTCGGAGTGGAAGCGCCCCCTTTTCGGTCACCAACCTCCGCCGAGGCGATCGCCACAAGACAGCGCATCGAACAATCTGGCGCGAAGCTGGTTTTCGTCGGTTTGGGTTGCCCGAAGCAAGAAAAATGGATGGCTGAAAATAGCCCTCACCTTAATGCCGTTTTGTTGGGGGTGGGGGCTGCCTTTGATTTCCATGCGGGTACGGTTTCCCAGGCCCCCCACTGGTTGAGGCCCCTGGGTTTGGAGTGGCTTTATCGACTGCTCCAAGAACCCCGTCGCCTCTGGAAACGTTATCTCATCCACAATGGGGCGTTTATTTTGCTGTTTGGTTGGCAACTGCTCCGGCGGCGATCGCCCTAA
- a CDS encoding Uma2 family endonuclease, whose translation MATVTLDLQPVLTLTQDQFAQLCQANPDAKLERTAQGELVIMAPTGGETGRVNFELNGQLWYWNKRFGFGKCFDSSTGFVLPNGATRSPDMCWVEKSRWDSLTPEQQQKFVPLCPDFVAELLSPSDLVQQTRQKMQEYLANGCRLGWLINQGDRQVEIYRPGRTVEILTTPKQLTGEDILQNFVLDLSDLW comes from the coding sequence ATGGCTACCGTAACCCTTGATCTCCAGCCCGTTTTGACCCTGACCCAAGACCAATTTGCCCAGCTCTGTCAGGCGAATCCCGATGCCAAATTAGAACGCACAGCCCAAGGAGAACTTGTGATCATGGCCCCTACTGGTGGTGAAACTGGCAGAGTCAATTTTGAACTCAATGGCCAGCTTTGGTACTGGAATAAACGTTTCGGTTTCGGCAAATGTTTTGACTCCTCGACGGGCTTTGTTTTGCCCAATGGTGCGACGCGATCGCCGGATATGTGCTGGGTCGAAAAGTCCCGCTGGGATAGCCTTACCCCAGAACAACAGCAAAAATTTGTTCCCCTCTGCCCTGATTTTGTCGCCGAATTGCTCTCGCCCAGTGATCTGGTGCAACAGACCCGGCAAAAGATGCAGGAATATTTAGCCAACGGTTGTCGGTTAGGCTGGCTCATTAACCAAGGCGATCGCCAAGTGGAAATTTATCGTCCTGGTCGAACCGTAGAAATTTTAACGACCCCTAAACAGCTTACCGGAGAAGATATTTTACAGAATTTTGTTTTAGATCTCAGTGATTTATGGTGA
- the ppsA gene encoding phosphoenolpyruvate synthase — protein sequence MVSTLNTATASDARTEALVLWFEEVGSLDVGLVGGKNSSLGEMIQQLQPQGVNVPGGFATTAHAYRHFVKSAGLEEKLRTLFADLDTDDVANLQARGRQARALILNTPFPQDLQVAIASAYKKICERYGAKSDVCDRFEGADKQACEDSAHNVDVAVRSSATAEDLPEASFAGQQETYLNVHGVKGVLEACHKCFASLFTDRAIAYRQHNGFDHFEVALSVGVQKMVRSDLATSGVMFSIDTESGFKDAAFITGAYGLGENVVQGAVNPDEFVVFKPTLKDGYKPILERRLGSKKIKMIYADGAKLTKNVDVPEALQNKFCVSDEDVLTLARWATTIEEHYSNVRGQYTPMDIEWAKDGLTGELFIVQARPETVQSQKAANVIRTYKLQETGSVIAHGRSVGEMVGQGEANVILDVDQIKLFKPGQVLVTRRTDPDWEPIMKKASAIVTDQGGRTCHAAIIAREMGIPAVVGCGDATTLVKSGQDVTASCCEGEDGKIYEGLLKFEVEETSLENLPTTKTKILMNVGNPEQAFSLSPLPADGVGLARLEFIIANHIKAHPKALIHFDELEDLMVKKEIAELTHLYENKADFFVDKLASGIAMIAAAFYPNPVVVRMSDFKSNEYANLLGGRQFEPTEENPMIGWRGASRYYDPNYSEAFGLECEAFKIARNEMGLTNIIPMIPFCRTPEEGRRVLAEMAKHDLRRGENGLQVYVMCELPSNVILVDEYSEVFDGFSIGSNDLTQLTLGLDRDSALVAHIFDERNEGVKRMVRMAIEGAKKYGRKIGICGQAPSDYPEFAEFLVELGIDSISLNPDSLLKTKLAIAALEQKLGR from the coding sequence ATGGTTAGCACTCTTAACACGGCTACGGCTTCTGATGCGAGAACCGAAGCGCTCGTTTTGTGGTTTGAGGAGGTTGGTTCCCTGGATGTGGGTCTGGTTGGCGGCAAAAATTCTTCCCTTGGGGAAATGATTCAGCAGTTACAGCCCCAGGGGGTCAATGTTCCAGGCGGATTTGCGACGACGGCCCACGCCTATCGGCATTTTGTTAAATCTGCGGGCTTAGAGGAAAAGTTGCGGACATTGTTTGCAGACTTGGATACGGATGATGTGGCCAATCTCCAAGCACGGGGGCGGCAGGCACGAGCTTTGATTTTAAATACGCCGTTCCCCCAGGATCTCCAGGTGGCGATCGCCTCTGCTTACAAAAAAATATGTGAGCGCTATGGGGCTAAATCTGATGTCTGCGATCGCTTTGAGGGGGCAGACAAACAAGCCTGCGAAGACAGTGCCCACAACGTCGATGTGGCGGTACGTTCCAGTGCCACGGCAGAGGATTTGCCGGAAGCCAGTTTTGCGGGACAGCAGGAAACTTATCTGAATGTCCACGGTGTCAAGGGCGTTCTCGAAGCCTGCCATAAATGTTTTGCTTCGCTGTTCACGGATCGGGCGATCGCTTACCGGCAGCACAACGGCTTCGATCATTTTGAAGTGGCCCTGTCCGTCGGTGTCCAAAAAATGGTGCGCTCCGATCTCGCCACCTCCGGCGTGATGTTCTCCATCGATACCGAAAGCGGTTTTAAAGATGCTGCATTTATCACCGGAGCCTATGGTTTGGGTGAAAACGTGGTGCAAGGCGCAGTCAACCCCGACGAATTTGTCGTCTTTAAACCGACCCTCAAGGATGGTTACAAACCGATTCTCGAACGACGGCTCGGTAGCAAGAAGATCAAGATGATCTATGCCGACGGTGCCAAGCTCACGAAAAATGTTGATGTTCCCGAAGCCTTGCAAAACAAATTCTGTGTCAGCGACGAAGATGTGTTAACCCTCGCCCGTTGGGCAACCACCATCGAAGAACACTATTCCAACGTCCGGGGTCAATACACGCCGATGGATATTGAATGGGCAAAGGATGGGTTAACGGGTGAACTCTTTATCGTCCAAGCCCGTCCGGAAACGGTGCAATCCCAGAAAGCTGCCAACGTGATCCGCACCTACAAGCTCCAAGAAACAGGTAGCGTCATTGCCCACGGTCGCAGCGTTGGGGAAATGGTCGGTCAGGGGGAAGCCAACGTAATCCTTGATGTGGATCAAATTAAGCTCTTCAAACCCGGTCAAGTGCTGGTCACCCGCCGCACCGATCCCGATTGGGAACCGATCATGAAAAAAGCCTCGGCGATCGTCACCGACCAAGGCGGACGCACCTGTCACGCTGCGATTATTGCCAGAGAAATGGGTATCCCTGCCGTAGTAGGTTGCGGTGATGCCACGACCTTGGTGAAATCCGGTCAAGACGTAACCGCCTCCTGTTGTGAGGGGGAAGACGGCAAGATCTATGAAGGTCTGCTGAAGTTTGAAGTGGAAGAAACATCCCTTGAAAATCTGCCCACCACCAAGACTAAAATTTTGATGAACGTGGGCAACCCCGAACAGGCTTTTTCGCTGTCGCCTTTACCTGCCGATGGTGTTGGTTTAGCTCGCCTAGAATTCATCATTGCCAACCATATTAAAGCCCACCCCAAAGCCCTCATCCACTTTGATGAATTGGAAGATTTGATGGTGAAAAAAGAGATCGCGGAATTGACCCATCTCTATGAAAATAAAGCTGATTTCTTCGTGGACAAATTAGCCAGTGGCATCGCCATGATTGCCGCCGCATTCTATCCGAATCCGGTTGTGGTCAGAATGTCCGACTTCAAATCCAATGAGTATGCAAATCTGCTCGGCGGTCGTCAATTTGAACCGACGGAAGAAAACCCGATGATTGGCTGGCGTGGTGCTTCCCGCTACTACGATCCCAATTATTCTGAAGCCTTTGGTTTGGAATGCGAAGCCTTTAAGATTGCCCGCAATGAAATGGGTCTAACGAATATTATTCCGATGATTCCGTTCTGCCGCACCCCAGAAGAAGGTCGCCGCGTCCTCGCTGAAATGGCAAAACATGACCTCCGCCGTGGGGAAAATGGGCTGCAAGTTTATGTGATGTGCGAATTGCCTTCTAACGTGATTCTCGTGGATGAGTACAGTGAAGTCTTTGACGGTTTCTCCATTGGCTCCAACGATTTAACCCAATTAACATTAGGTTTGGATCGCGATTCTGCGCTGGTTGCCCACATTTTCGATGAACGGAATGAAGGGGTAAAACGCATGGTTCGCATGGCGATCGAAGGGGCGAAAAAATATGGTCGCAAGATTGGTATCTGTGGTCAGGCTCCCTCTGATTATCCAGAATTTGCTGAATTCCTCGTTGAATTGGGCATTGATTCCATCAGTTTGAACCCTGATTCTTTACTCAAAACTAAGTTGGCGATCGCCGCTTTAGAACAAAAACTCGGTCGATAG
- a CDS encoding glutamine synthetase III family protein: MTGNAARVQAIQQITNRTPIKCEPPIKLEEAWATNVFDLSKMQASLPKAVFKSIKNTITSGEKLDPSVADAVATAMRDWAMSKGALYYAHVFYPMTNLTAEKHDGFVSVQSDGKVISEFSGKVLVQGEPDGSSFPNGGIRDTFEARGYTAWDVTSPAYIMETENGSTLCIPTVFVSWTGEALDKKVPLLRSIDAMNKAAQKVLKLLGHTEIARVNSSCGAEQEYFLVDSNFAHQRPDLLLAGRTLFGKSPAKGQEFDDHYFGAIPERVQIFMQDVEAQLYKLGIPAKTRHNEVAPGQFEIAPVFEAANVASDHQQLIMTTLKTTAKKHGFMCLLHEKPFAGINGSGKHVNWSVGNATQGNLLDPGDSPHDNAQFLVFCGAVIRGVHKFGPLMRAVIANASNDHRLGANEAPPAIMSVYLGSQLEEVFEQIKNGTVSESKKKGVMDLGVAVLPELTKDAGDRNRTSPFAFTGNRFEFRAVGSSQSVSGPLVALNTILADSLGWIGDRLESELAKGLEISEAILTVLKEIMNDHGSVIFGGNGYSEEWHREAVQERGLRNLPTTADALPVLKEDEVVALFDQLKVLTPIELESRFEVYAEQYIKSIEVEAKLVMNMAKTMVYPAAVEYLSKLSGTITALVNLGISLEKKSAETVSSLTNGLMAATEKLSAAFEKEDFASTEEHMHYCASTIRPLMDEVRSYADLLENELPDSFWPLPTYQEMLFIK, encoded by the coding sequence ATGACTGGAAACGCCGCCCGTGTTCAAGCGATTCAGCAAATTACCAATCGTACCCCCATCAAGTGTGAACCGCCCATTAAGCTCGAAGAAGCTTGGGCTACTAATGTTTTTGATCTGAGTAAGATGCAGGCCAGTCTCCCAAAGGCCGTCTTTAAATCTATCAAAAACACCATTACTTCCGGTGAAAAGCTAGACCCTTCCGTGGCCGATGCTGTGGCAACAGCAATGCGTGATTGGGCCATGTCTAAGGGCGCTCTCTACTACGCCCACGTCTTCTACCCGATGACCAACCTCACCGCAGAGAAACACGATGGTTTCGTCTCTGTCCAGAGCGATGGAAAAGTCATCTCCGAATTTTCCGGTAAGGTACTGGTACAAGGGGAGCCCGATGGTTCTTCTTTCCCCAACGGTGGGATCCGTGACACCTTTGAAGCACGGGGTTATACGGCTTGGGACGTGACCAGTCCGGCCTACATCATGGAAACCGAAAATGGTTCGACCCTTTGTATTCCTACCGTTTTCGTCTCCTGGACTGGGGAAGCACTCGATAAAAAAGTGCCCCTACTGCGCTCCATCGATGCCATGAATAAGGCAGCCCAGAAAGTTTTAAAATTGTTGGGTCACACCGAAATCGCCCGGGTCAATTCCAGTTGTGGGGCAGAACAGGAATATTTCCTCGTTGACTCTAACTTCGCCCACCAACGTCCGGATCTTCTCTTGGCTGGTCGTACCCTTTTTGGTAAGTCTCCGGCTAAGGGCCAAGAATTTGATGATCATTACTTTGGGGCCATCCCTGAGCGGGTACAAATCTTTATGCAGGATGTGGAAGCGCAACTGTATAAGCTCGGTATCCCCGCAAAAACCCGTCACAATGAAGTGGCACCGGGTCAATTTGAAATTGCGCCTGTGTTTGAAGCGGCAAACGTGGCCAGTGATCACCAACAGTTGATCATGACCACCCTCAAAACCACGGCGAAAAAGCACGGTTTTATGTGCTTGCTCCACGAAAAACCCTTTGCCGGGATCAATGGTTCTGGTAAGCACGTGAACTGGTCTGTGGGGAATGCAACCCAGGGTAATCTGCTGGATCCGGGCGATTCTCCCCATGACAACGCTCAGTTCCTCGTCTTCTGTGGGGCGGTAATCCGTGGTGTCCATAAGTTTGGACCTTTGATGCGGGCGGTAATTGCTAATGCCAGTAACGACCACCGCCTCGGTGCCAATGAAGCCCCCCCAGCCATTATGTCTGTGTACCTCGGTTCTCAGTTGGAGGAAGTTTTTGAGCAAATCAAAAACGGCACTGTTTCTGAGTCGAAGAAGAAAGGCGTTATGGATCTCGGTGTGGCGGTACTGCCTGAGCTGACTAAAGATGCGGGCGATCGCAACCGGACTTCCCCCTTTGCCTTTACCGGAAACCGTTTTGAGTTCCGGGCTGTGGGTTCTAGCCAGTCTGTGTCTGGGCCTTTGGTGGCGTTGAATACGATCCTCGCAGATTCCCTCGGTTGGATTGGCGATCGCCTCGAAAGTGAATTGGCGAAGGGATTAGAAATTAGCGAAGCCATTCTCACGGTTCTCAAAGAAATCATGAACGACCATGGTTCTGTGATCTTTGGTGGCAATGGCTACTCCGAAGAATGGCACCGTGAAGCCGTTCAAGAACGTGGTCTCCGGAATTTGCCCACCACTGCTGATGCCCTACCTGTGCTCAAGGAAGATGAAGTAGTCGCCTTATTTGACCAGCTCAAGGTTCTGACTCCCATCGAACTCGAAAGCCGCTTTGAAGTTTACGCTGAGCAGTACATCAAATCCATTGAAGTGGAAGCCAAACTGGTGATGAACATGGCAAAAACCATGGTTTATCCCGCCGCTGTGGAATACCTGTCCAAGTTGTCAGGCACGATCACTGCCCTCGTGAATCTCGGCATTTCCCTCGAGAAGAAAAGTGCAGAAACGGTTTCTAGTCTCACCAATGGCCTGATGGCTGCCACCGAAAAGCTCAGTGCTGCCTTTGAAAAAGAAGATTTTGCTTCTACAGAAGAGCATATGCACTATTGCGCGAGCACCATTCGCCCTCTGATGGATGAGGTTCGTAGCTACGCAGATCTGTTGGAAAATGAACTACCAGACAGCTTCTGGCCCCTGCCCACTTACCAGGAAATGCTGTTTATTAAGTAG
- a CDS encoding 2Fe-2S iron-sulfur cluster-binding protein, with protein MPTITFGNQTITCNQGDNLRKVLLANKISLYNGNAKTINCHGLGTCGTCAVEITGPVSAQSWKEKTRLSLPPHNPDKERRLACQVSVEGDITVKKYDGFWGQGDTVVSD; from the coding sequence ATGCCGACTATCACCTTCGGAAATCAAACCATTACCTGCAATCAAGGCGATAATTTACGTAAAGTTCTGCTAGCCAACAAAATTAGTCTTTACAATGGCAATGCAAAAACTATCAATTGCCACGGCCTTGGTACCTGCGGCACCTGTGCTGTCGAAATTACTGGCCCTGTTTCAGCCCAGAGCTGGAAAGAAAAAACGCGCCTCTCTCTCCCGCCCCATAACCCAGACAAAGAACGGCGTCTGGCTTGCCAAGTTAGCGTAGAAGGGGATATTACTGTCAAAAAATATGATGGCTTCTGGGGCCAGGGGGATACTGTGGTCAGTGACTGA
- a CDS encoding DUF2237 family protein, giving the protein MTDAKNVLGTALQPCSTDPLTGFYRDGCCTTGANDFGRHVVCAKMTPAFLEFTKNQGNDLSSPVPQYHFPGLKPGDRWCLCAARWQEAFEVGVAPPVHLEATHAKALEIVRLKDLQHHALVS; this is encoded by the coding sequence ATGACAGACGCAAAAAACGTTTTAGGAACTGCCCTCCAGCCTTGCAGTACCGACCCCTTAACTGGATTTTATCGAGATGGCTGCTGCACCACTGGCGCGAATGATTTTGGCCGCCATGTGGTCTGTGCAAAAATGACGCCAGCTTTCTTGGAATTCACCAAAAACCAAGGCAACGACTTGAGTTCCCCCGTGCCCCAATACCATTTCCCTGGCCTCAAACCTGGCGATCGCTGGTGTCTCTGCGCTGCCCGCTGGCAAGAAGCCTTTGAGGTTGGTGTTGCGCCTCCAGTTCATCTCGAAGCCACCCATGCTAAAGCCCTAGAAATTGTTCGCCTCAAAGATCTACAGCACCACGCCTTGGTTTCCTAA
- a CDS encoding GIY-YIG nuclease family protein, which produces MKISAEIEKLSFVEWSDLRQLPNCPAIYFVVDSKNIIQYIGQAKDLEKRWRNHHRKFQLDQINEKYPIRLYWIILNLDDLKTAEKHFIEKYKPLLNSTIVETPEVIPSEVILKQLLRKIARKICVIGISENPSSRLKTVYAKFDAQNCTKKGAAAIIKKFQAENKGSSLKIKKTKYVSKIYGEVYRVGSRKARRQALENRTYNNHWEIGCNGVIIDITPENGLHQLAFFKERAIPWKLANVTIRALKSEDFLEIQEKTLISHYKCQELSPININIDPIPILWKNWESKLKE; this is translated from the coding sequence ATGAAAATTAGTGCAGAAATCGAAAAACTATCTTTTGTCGAGTGGTCGGACTTAAGGCAGCTTCCAAATTGTCCAGCTATTTACTTTGTTGTTGATTCGAAAAATATCATTCAATACATTGGTCAGGCAAAAGATTTAGAAAAAAGGTGGAGAAACCATCATCGTAAGTTTCAATTGGATCAAATCAATGAAAAATATCCAATTAGATTATATTGGATTATTTTAAATCTAGATGATTTAAAAACTGCGGAAAAACATTTTATTGAGAAATACAAACCATTACTCAATTCTACAATTGTTGAAACACCTGAAGTTATTCCGTCTGAAGTTATTTTGAAGCAGTTGTTGCGAAAAATTGCACGTAAAATCTGTGTTATTGGGATATCTGAAAATCCTAGTAGTCGCTTAAAGACAGTTTATGCTAAATTCGACGCTCAAAATTGTACAAAAAAAGGAGCAGCGGCAATCATCAAAAAGTTTCAAGCAGAAAATAAAGGTTCTTCTTTAAAAATAAAAAAAACTAAATATGTAAGCAAAATCTATGGCGAAGTTTATCGTGTTGGCAGTAGAAAAGCACGTAGGCAAGCATTAGAAAATCGCACCTATAATAATCATTGGGAAATCGGATGCAATGGCGTAATAATTGACATTACTCCAGAAAATGGTCTGCATCAGTTGGCTTTCTTTAAAGAGAGAGCTATTCCTTGGAAATTGGCAAATGTCACCATTCGCGCATTGAAATCTGAAGATTTTTTAGAAATACAAGAAAAAACTCTTATCTCACATTATAAATGTCAAGAATTATCTCCAATAAACATCAATATTGATCCTATTCCTATTCTGTGGAAGAACTGGGAGTCTAAACTTAAAGAATGA
- a CDS encoding sugar transferase: MPKSPFPLPTQDIRAIHPLHWLKTAQGRWKRGLLLVGSDLLGLAIAWQLADYINNFYSPIPADLVWWVWLDIPSLFWIFAIVTLCFFFGNHLYRLPPAPQNYTRAAWIITLVYGLFLVGSYFHNPMLDPPRSLFITAWFLSIAFVVGFRFILTLILRQFDRQAPPVNVFLVAPAKQLDCLKRVIKKRPHYKIVGAALASMAGTQATIAQIRQSGAQEVLVKDLPETELASHLFWHLRSAGIAIRLMPSSREMLYRRGLPEMFAGIPTLRIETPLLLCWDYRLKRWFDFLGAGLGLLLISPLLVGVVIAIRLDSPGPIFFRQPRAGLNGKPFKMWKFRTMVVDAPQLQAQLEAQNQMKDGVLFKIKDDPRITKLGKFLRRTSIDELPQLINVVLGQMSLVGPRPLPLRDVERFDEWHHIRHQVLPGITGLWQISGRSDLSDFNDAARLDLYYIDNWSLNLDLDILLETVRIVFFGKGAY, translated from the coding sequence ATGCCCAAGTCTCCGTTTCCCCTTCCCACCCAGGATATCCGCGCGATTCATCCGCTCCACTGGTTAAAAACTGCCCAAGGCCGCTGGAAAAGGGGTTTATTGCTGGTGGGTAGTGATCTGTTGGGGTTGGCGATCGCCTGGCAACTCGCGGACTACATTAATAATTTTTATTCACCCATTCCGGCAGATCTGGTCTGGTGGGTGTGGCTCGATATTCCCAGTCTGTTCTGGATTTTTGCCATTGTCACCCTCTGTTTTTTCTTTGGAAATCATCTCTATCGCCTCCCTCCGGCTCCCCAGAACTACACCCGCGCCGCCTGGATTATCACCTTGGTCTATGGTTTGTTCTTGGTCGGCAGTTATTTTCACAATCCAATGTTGGATCCGCCCCGTTCACTTTTTATTACGGCGTGGTTTCTCAGCATTGCCTTTGTTGTAGGTTTTCGCTTTATTCTGACCCTTATCCTACGGCAGTTTGATCGCCAAGCACCGCCGGTAAATGTCTTTTTGGTGGCACCGGCAAAACAGTTGGACTGCCTCAAGCGGGTGATCAAAAAACGTCCCCATTACAAAATTGTTGGTGCTGCCCTCGCTTCCATGGCCGGCACCCAGGCCACCATTGCCCAAATTCGTCAGTCAGGCGCCCAGGAGGTTTTAGTCAAAGACTTGCCGGAAACAGAGTTGGCTTCCCATTTGTTTTGGCACTTGCGCAGTGCGGGGATTGCGATTCGTTTGATGCCATCTAGTCGGGAAATGCTTTATCGTCGGGGCTTACCGGAAATGTTCGCGGGAATTCCCACCCTCCGCATTGAAACGCCTTTGTTATTGTGTTGGGATTATCGCCTGAAACGCTGGTTTGATTTCCTGGGTGCAGGGTTGGGTCTACTGCTAATCTCACCGCTGTTGGTCGGCGTGGTGATCGCCATTCGTCTCGATTCACCGGGGCCAATTTTCTTTCGGCAACCGAGGGCGGGTCTCAATGGCAAACCCTTCAAGATGTGGAAATTTCGGACAATGGTCGTCGATGCACCCCAGTTGCAGGCCCAACTAGAAGCGCAAAATCAAATGAAAGATGGGGTATTGTTCAAGATTAAAGACGATCCCCGCATTACCAAGCTGGGTAAATTTCTCCGCCGCACCAGTATTGATGAGTTGCCCCAATTAATTAATGTGGTACTGGGCCAGATGAGTTTGGTGGGGCCGCGCCCCTTACCATTGCGGGATGTGGAACGGTTTGACGAATGGCACCATATCCGCCATCAGGTATTGCCGGGGATCACGGGGCTCTGGCAAATTTCGGGCCGCTCTGATCTGAGTGATTTTAATGATGCGGCACGGCTAGATTTGTACTATATCGACAATTGGTCTTTGAACCTCGATCTCGATATTCTGCTAGAAACGGTGCGGATCGTCTTTTTTGGCAAAGGCGCTTACTAG
- the cysK gene encoding cysteine synthase A: MKIAKNITELVGKTPLVQLNRIPEQENCVAQVVIKLEGMNPAASVKDRIGVNMIEAAEAAGEITPGKTILVEPTSGNTGIALAMAAAAKGYQLILTMPETMSMERRAMLLAYGAQLELTSGDAGMSACITKAQEIVDTLPNAYMLQQFNNLANPDAHRKTTALEIWEDTEGKVDMIIAGVGTGGTITGIAEVLKKYKPECQAIAVEPANSPVLSGGKPGPHKIQGIGAGFVPSVLNQTIIDEVVTVTDEAAINFGRRLAREEGILSGISTGAALCAAIKVAQRPENSGKLIVVIQPSYGERYLSTPLYQDLPANVIHSV, translated from the coding sequence ATGAAAATTGCCAAGAACATTACCGAATTAGTAGGAAAAACGCCCCTTGTGCAGTTAAATCGTATTCCTGAGCAGGAAAATTGTGTTGCCCAGGTTGTGATCAAATTAGAAGGGATGAATCCAGCCGCCTCCGTTAAAGACCGCATTGGCGTCAATATGATCGAAGCTGCCGAAGCCGCTGGGGAAATCACCCCCGGTAAAACGATTTTGGTAGAACCGACTTCCGGGAATACAGGCATTGCCCTAGCGATGGCCGCTGCCGCCAAAGGCTATCAGTTAATTTTGACGATGCCAGAAACCATGAGTATGGAGCGACGGGCCATGCTCCTCGCCTATGGAGCACAACTCGAACTGACCTCTGGGGATGCGGGCATGAGTGCTTGTATCACCAAAGCCCAGGAAATCGTCGATACCCTGCCCAATGCCTATATGTTGCAGCAGTTTAATAATTTGGCGAACCCCGATGCCCACCGCAAAACTACAGCCCTCGAAATTTGGGAAGATACAGAGGGAAAAGTCGATATGATCATTGCTGGAGTTGGTACCGGTGGCACAATTACCGGAATCGCCGAGGTGCTAAAAAAATATAAGCCCGAATGCCAGGCGATCGCCGTTGAACCAGCCAATAGCCCCGTACTTTCTGGTGGTAAACCCGGCCCCCACAAAATCCAAGGCATCGGCGCGGGTTTCGTCCCCAGTGTGCTCAATCAAACCATCATTGATGAAGTGGTGACGGTAACCGACGAAGCCGCGATTAATTTTGGCCGTCGCTTAGCTAGGGAAGAAGGTATTTTATCGGGCATTTCAACGGGGGCCGCCCTCTGTGCTGCGATCAAGGTTGCCCAACGTCCAGAAAACAGTGGCAAACTCATTGTTGTGATCCAACCAAGCTACGGGGAAAGATACCTGAGTACTCCCCTTTATCAGGATCTCCCTGCCAACGTGATTCATTCGGTTTGA